In the genome of Muntiacus reevesi chromosome 5, mMunRee1.1, whole genome shotgun sequence, one region contains:
- the LOC136168758 gene encoding olfactory receptor 8B3, protein MLARNDSLVTEFILAGLTDLPELQQPLFYLFLMIYVVTVVGNLGLIILIGLNSHLHTPMYYFLFNLSFVDLCYSSVFTPKMLMNFVFRENIISYVGCMTQLFFFLFFVISECYMLTSMAYDRYVAICNPLLYKVSMSHQVCLVLSLAAYVMGFAGASAHTGCMLRLTFCNVNVINHYLCDILPLLQLSCTSTYVNEVVVLIVVGINITVPSFTILISYIFILTSILHIKSTQGRSKAFSTCSSHMTALSLFFGSAAFMYLKYSSPGSMEQGKISSVFYTNVVPMLNPLIYSLRNKDVKIALRRSVFEIQRRNMF, encoded by the coding sequence ATGCTGGCTAGAAATGACTCCTTAGTGACTGAATTTATTCTTGCTGGATTAACAGACCTTCCCGAGCTCCAGCAACCCCTCTTTTACCTGTTTCTAATGATCTATGTTGTCACCGTGGTAGGCAACCTGGGCTTGATCATTCTTATTGGTCTAAATtctcacctccacacccccatgtactattTCCTCTTCAACCTGTCCTTCGTTGATCTCTGTTACTCTTCTGTTTTCACCCCCAAGATGCTGATGAACTTTGTATTCAGGGAGAATATCATCTCTTATGTGGGGTGCATGActcagctgtttttctttctcttttttgtcatCTCTGAGTGCTATATGTTGACCTCAATGGCCTAtgatcgctatgtggccatctgtaatcCCTTGCTGTATAAGGTCTCCATGTCCCATCAGGTCTGTTTGGTGCTCTCTTTGGCTGCATATGTGATGGGGTTTGCTGGAGCATCTGCCCACACAGGGTGCATGCTTAGACTAACCTTCTGCAATGTTAATGTCATCAACCATTACTTGTGTGATATCCTCCCGCTCCTCCAACTCTCTTGTACCAGCACCTATGTCAATGAGGTGGTAGTTCTCATTGTCGTGGGTATTAACATCACAGTACCCAGTTTCACCATCCTAATTTCTTACATCTTCATCCTCACTAGTATTCTTCATATCAAATCCACTCAAGGAAGATCAAAAGCCTTCAGTACCTGTAGTTCCCACATGactgctctttctcttttttttggttcAGCGGCATTCATGTACCTTAAATATTCTTCTCCTGGATCTATGGAGCAGGGAAAAATTTCTTCTGTCTTCTATACTAATGTGGTGCCCATGCTGAATCCTTTGATTTACAGTTTGAGAAACAAGGATGTCAAAATTGCACTGAGGAGATCCGTATTTGAAATCCAGAGGAGAAACATGTTCTAA
- the LOC136168979 gene encoding olfactory receptor 8C8-like, translated as MAVENDSSVTEFILVGFTDLTQLQLPLFLLFLMNYMVTVVGNLSLINLIYLNAHLHTPMYFFIFNLSFIDLCHSLVITPKLLMSFVSENTISFEGCMAQLFFFCFFVHSECYVLTAMAYDRYVAICKPLWYTVTMSPQVCSLLMFGSYAMGFAGAMVHTGDMVRLSFCDSSIINHYMCDIFPLLQLSCSRTDASELVDSIVVSIVVIISSFIIFVSYVLILSNILHISSAQGWSKAFSTCGSHIITIALFYGSGLFTHLKTSTDDSIGQQKFLSVFYTNIVPMLNPLIYSLRNKDVRLAMKKTLKRVPN; from the coding sequence ATGGCTGTGGAAAATGACTCTTCAGTAACTGAGTTCATCCTAGTGGGATTTACAGACCTCACTCAACTCCAGTTACCCCTCTTCTTACTCTTCTTAATGAACTATATGGTCACTGTGGTAGGGAATTTGAGTTTAATTAATCTGATATACCTGAATGCTCATCTTCATACTCCCATGTATTTCTTCATCTTCAATCTATCTTTCATAGATCTCTGCCACTCCTTGGTCATTACCCCTAAACTGCTGATGAGCTTTGTGTCAGAGAACACCATCTCCTTTGAAGGATGCATGGCTCaactgttttttttctgtttctttgtccaTTCTGAGTGCTATGTGTTGACAGCCATGGCCTATGATCgttatgtggccatctgtaagccccttTGGTACACAGTCACTATGTCCCCTCAGGTCTGTTCTCTGCTCATGTTTGGTTCATATGCAATGGGGTTTGCTGGTGCCATGGTCCACACAGGGGACATGGTTAGGTTGTCCTTTTGTGATTCCAGCATCATCAATCACTACATGTGTGACAtcttccccctcctccagctGTCTTGCAGTCGCACTGATGCCAGTGAGCTGGTGGATTCCATTGTTGTGAGCATAGTTGTAATAATATCTAGCttcatcatttttgtttcttatgtTTTGATCCTCTCCAATATCCTCCACATCTCATCAGCTCAGGGTTGGTCCAAAgccttcagtacttgtggctcccACATAATAACTATTGCCCTCTTCTATGGCTCTGGGTTGTTCACACATCTCAAGACCTCTACAGATGATTCCATCGGCCAACAGAAGTTCTTATCAGTATTTTATACCAATATAGTCCCCATGTTGAACCCCCTCATCTATAGTCTAAGGAATAAGGATGTCAGACTTGCAATGAAGAAAACCCTGAAGAGAGTTCCAAACTAA